Within the Cetobacterium sp. 8H genome, the region ATGAAGATATCACTTTTAGTATCTCAGATAGCAGTATAATAAAAATTGAAGTTTTTGAAAATGAAACGAATAATTTAATGTCTCAAAGAATTGTAACTCCTAATGGTTATGATACTCTTATCATCAATCCCGCATTAAAAGAATATTGTTCAGAAAATTTTGAGTTTGTAAAAAATGGACCTCGTTATTTATATAATGAAAAAAACATCTTATTGGAAGAGGAAAAATATCTTAATGGAAAGCTAGTAGGAACCTCTAAACATTACCATGAAGATGGATCTCTGAAAAGTTTAATAAATTCAAATGAAATCGTTGAGTTCTATGAAGAGGGACAAATGAAAAGTAAACAGTACAATTTCAGGAAATTTTCAAAACTTATTGAATACTATCCAAATGGTTCTCTTATGAGTGTTGGAACTCTTAATCCAAATAATGAATATATTGGAATAGGATGGACTTTTTACGATAATAGCCAATTGAAAAAAATATGTTCATATGTAAACAATTTAATAGATGGAGAATATAAAGATTTTTATGAAAACGGAACCTTAAAAACTCACAGCTTTTATATTTTGGGAAAAGAAAATTGCGAATTTAAAAGTTTTTATAGCAATGGACAAATAGAGTGTATTATAGATTTACAAAATGGAATCCGTTCTGGAAAATTTTTAAAGTATTATAAGTCTGGGCAACTCGAAGATGAAACTTATTATTCTAATAATGCGCCAATATCTAATTCAATACTTTATTATGAATCTGGGAATATATATGCTAAATTAGCATATCAAAATGGATTAAGAGTTGGTATATCACAGTGGTTTTATGAAACTGGAGAATTAAAATCTATTAGTAAATATGATTTGATTGATGGTAATTCATACTTAAGTTATTCTAAATCTTACTATAGCTCTGGTGCTTTAGAAAGATATATTCAATGGGAAGATGCACTTTGTGAACATAACCATGACGATTATTCATATAATATTATTAGGGGGAGTGAAATATTAGAATTTTCTTATTATGAGAATGGAAAATTAAGAAAAAAACAAAAGTTAATTAAAGAAAATATCTATTCTATAGAGCGTTATAACAATGATTCTCTAATACAAAAAGGAACTTTTTTTAGAAATGAAAGTGTATTCTATTGGATTGGAAAATTAATAACATTTAATTTAGATAAATCTACAAAAACAGTAACAAACTATTCAAATAATGGGAAGTTTATAAGTAGACTTAACTATGTTAATGATATTTTAGATAATACAACAAATTACTTATCTGCTAAAAATCTATATAAATTTACAAGTTATTATCCTGATGGAAGTTTAAGAGAAGAGGGTTATTATAACTATAAAGATAACTATAGTGAAGATATATATTGGGTTGGGGAACATAAATTTTATTCAGAAAAAGGAGAATGTAATGAGTAACTATATAAGATCAAGTCAAGAAAATAGAAATTTTTTAGAAAATAATGAAGAAAGCATTTTAAAATATATTGATAAAAAAGGGGATTATTATTTAAATATTTTTAAAGGCCCCAAAAATAAGATAAATTTTTGTGCCTTATTTTTAGGCCCTTTATGGATGGGATATAGACAAATGTATTTTGAAACTTTTATTATAGGGTGTCTTATTTCTATATTAGGAAGTTTATTAATGCTATTTGAACTTTTTATTTCTGCTGCAATTATTCCTGAATCTGTTATTAGAAGTCTAAACTATGCTCTAATGGGACTAATGGGATTTTTCGGTAACTATGTTTATTTCTTATCTCTAAAGAAAAAAATTATTGAAAAGAAGCAAAAAATAGGAGTTTCTAAAATTGGAATTTTATATGGTTTTCTTTTAGGTGTTTTAATGCCTATGTTTATCTCTGGGGTAATTGGTTTTCTTGTTACTCTTTTTATTTTTGGAGTTTAAAATGAAGTGTTTAAAATTTTTTATACTTATGCTTTTTTTATCCCAACTTAATTTATATGGAAATTCTATTCATAAAAATTTGGATCTTGAACTATTTAAAAATGATACTATAAGAATTAATGGTATTTTAAAATTTGAAAAAGTTAAAAATAAATACAATATTGTATTTGATATGCCTGAAATAAATTCAACTATACTTTTAGATACATTGACTATAAAAAAAGAAGTTAAAAGTGTATTTCTATATGATATTAATTTAGATGGAGCTAAAGAGATATTTGTTATTTATAGTCAAAATGGAAAATACTCTTTAGAAGGATATTCATTAAGTAATTTATATATGGAGAATGGAGATTATTATGAGAAAGAGATCTTAGATTCATTCAAAACACTTAATATTGCTACCTCTCAAAGATTAAATAAAAAAATTGAAAATATCCAAAACTTTAACGCTACTTTGGCAAAAAAAGAATTAGAAAAATTGACTCCATATTATAAAGTTGTAAATTTTAATAATTATGATATCTGGGATGTTCTAAAAAGAGTTGGAGAAGATAACTACTATAGTAAAGGGTATCTTTATCAATATGAGTTGATCCCTCAAGATTATGAAAAATTTAATCTTCAAAAATATTTTAAAATTTATTCAATTGATAATCTAAATTTTATTAAAAATATTGGTAAAAATGTTCTGCTTAGCAATGGGAAATATTATTTTCTTTTTCAAGTTCACCGTTTAGGACTAATAACTTTAGAAGAGGTTTTTCAAGGAAAATTAATAAATGAAACTATTATAAAAAATGGTGAATATTTTAATTCTTTTGAAAATGGTTTCTATGAAAAAAATATCAAAATAGGTCCATGGAACTCCTATGAGTATTCAAAAGAGTTAGAACGTTATATACCAATCAAAAAATATTTTTCTAATGGACTATTGACTAGAAAAGATATTTTTTATAGAAAATCGGATGAGTTATCCACATTTTCTTCAACTTTTTATAACTCCAAAAATGAAATAGAAAAAATTATATATTATGAATCAAATGGATCAATCTCACAAATTCAAACTTATAGTGGTCCTGTTTTAGAAAAAGTTATAAATTATACTCATTATAAAAGAAATTATTCAATATATGATAAAATAACCAACCCAAAAACCGGTTATGAATACTATAAATCTCGTGAATCTTTAACACTTTTTAAAGATTTAAATCTTTTAGATGCAAAACTAGAGAATAATGAACTTAATCTATACTCTATTAAAGATTCAAATGGAAAAGATATTTTTATCACATTTCAAAATTATTCTCCAAAAACATCTTTTCAAGAAGGGATTCGTTGGTATGAGGATAGCTTTAAATACTTTGGAATTAAGGAGATTTTCTATGGAAAAAGAAAAGTTGAAAAAATATCATCATTTGAAGATGTGCTAAAAGATGGATATTTCGAAGAGTTTTCTTTAGGTTCTTTTCCGGGAGGCCACTCTATAACTGGCTCTTATAGAAATATAGAAACTGTTATAAAAAGTGGATATTTTGAAAATGGAATAAAAAATGGCGTTTGGAAAACTTATGATCCTTCTAGAGGAGATCTTCTTTCTTCGCTTACCTATGTTAAGGGTGTTTTACAGGGGCCTTACAACCTATATGAGAGTGATTTATTAAAAGAAAATGGAGAGTATAAAGATGGTGTAAAAGTCATTTTTTGGAAAGCACCACCTATGTTTTTATTTAGTTCTTAGATGAGTTATTTGTTAAAAATTATATAAATTTAAAAGTTTTTTAAAATGATAAAAGGTCCTCGGGGGGGTGAGGACCTTTTAAGGGGGGGGGATTAAATTTATTACTTATTAGCATTTTCTAATTACATTGTTTTGACGTAGTGATTAATAAAAAAGTTTTACAAATTTTTTATTTCCCACTAATCTTTTTCTAGCCCTATAACTTAACAACAACTCTTCCTTTACTTTTTCCTTTTAAAATTAGTTCGATTTTATAGCTGTTGAAAGAATATTTCCGCCAACTGTATCTATAACTCCAGTTACTAAAATCTCACCATCTTCAGGTTTAACTTCTCCTTTAACAATCAATTTATAAACTGAAATTGCAGCAGCAATACCAGGAGTGTGTGGATAAACTTTTGTAATACCTCTATTTCCACTAGCTGATAAGAATAAAAAGAGTAGTCCCCCTATTATTCTCATCAACTTTATTTTTAGCAAAATCCTTTAGTTCTGCTTACTATATTCTAATTTAAAACCCATTTTTCTCTAAAAAAATATTTAATTTAAGTACTAAATATAGTGTTAATACTATCAATTACGAATTTTGAATCTCTCCATAAGCTATAAGAGGATTACCAACTTCGATAGCTAAACTAACAGTTTCATATAGAATAATCCCATTGAATTCAGCTTTATATACTTTTAAAATTTCTCCAAAAACATTTTTAATTTCCCCAATAATATCATCTTTTTTGAATTTATCCCCTGGATTAAATTTAGGATACCAGAACCCATTTAATGGGGAATCAATATATTTTGCATTCACAATCATCTTTTGATTAACTTTTCTTTTTAAACTTTCCTTTGCCTCCAGCAATTCTAAAAACTCCAAAGCCAATCTTACATTTCTTTTATATTTTTCAACATCCTCTTTAGACCATATTCCCATTCCACCTATTTCAATTAAAAATCCAGGAACTCCTTGAATAGCCGCTGAGTTATATGCACCTGTTGAAGACTTAGATTTAACTCTGTATTCTAAGTCTAAAGCACTAGCTGTTAAATGAGAAAATTCTATAACTTTTTCATCTCCAATACCAGGAGCATATATAAAATCCATCACATTTTCATAGGTATCTCCGCCATGTAAATCAATAAAAAAATCCAATTTTGGATATAGCTCATTTGAAAAATAATAAGCTATTTTTTCAGTTAGTGATCCATTTTTATTTCCAGGAAATACCCTATTTAAATTCTTATTATCCTCAGGTATTACCCCTGGAACTCTTTTAAAAAACCCAGAGTAATTACTTCCATGTAATATTATTAAGGTCCCTATGATGTTGTCAGGTGTCAACTCCTTGGCAAGTTCAATAGCGGTTTGAATTCCTGTATATTCACAACAGTGTATTCCAGCAGATATTCCAATTGTTTTTCCATAACTTTTCCCATTTATAATAGTAACAGGAATTTCATATCCCTCTATATCTAAAAATCCATTAATTTTCTCTCCCCTTTGACAAATTAAATTCCCTAATTTCAACACTTCGATGTTCCTCCTCTTTTTTAGATAATGTTAGTTTTAAATATGGCAATAAAAATACTCCTCTAAAAAAATAAAAACTAAGTAAAGAAAACCAAATCCCATTATTTTTTAGAATTGGTATTAAAAATTTATATGATAAGATAAAACCGAAAAATCCAAAACAAGTTGAAACCGCAACTGGATAAGTTATGTTAGTTCCTGTAAATACTCCATAATATGTCAACCCTAAAAATCCTAAAATTGGATATAAGCCAACCCAGTATCTATATTGAGAAGCTATTATAATAATTTTTTCTATATTGGTAAACATAGTAATTATTCTATCATAGAAAATAAAATATCCCACAGTTGTTATTAAAACCAATATACTTCCCCACAAAAGATTTTTTTTCCAAACCTCCTTCATAAGATTATTATCATCCATACCTTTAGCCCTTCCTGAAAATACACTTGTAGTGTTGGCAACCCCATCAAAAGCATATGAGATAATAGAAACGATCTGAAGTAAAATACTATTAACTGCTACAATATCACTTCCTAGAGTAGAGCTTGCTTTCATAATCAAGTTATTATGCAAAAGTAAAAATACAGTCCTAATCATAAGGTTTTTATTAACTAAAAATATTCTGAAAATTTCATCTTTTTTTAAAATCTCTACTAATTTAAATTCATTGTGGAATTTTTTAGGAAAAATAAAAAATATCCCAATCCCTGTTGATAAAAGCTGAGAAATTAAAGTTGCATAGGCTACGCCTTGAACATCTAATTTAAAAATTGTTACAAATATTATATCTAAAAGTATATTTATAATATTACCAAATATTTGCATAATTAAAGAGGATTTTATTTCTCCTTTTCCCATCATCCACCCTAAAATAACGTAATTTATCAATACAAATGGAGCACCTAAAATTAGGATTTCAAAGTAGAGATAAATAATTTTTTTTATTTCATCTTCAGGCGATATAAATTTTATAATAATATCAAATACTATATTTTGAAAAAATATTAAAATAATTCCAATACAAAATGCAATAATTATATTTCTAAAAAATACATTGGCATTTTCTGGAAGACTTTTATTGAATAGTTGAGCACTACAGGCTGTTGTACTAACCCTTAAAAATCCAAACAACCAGTATATAGTGTTGAAAATTAAAGTTCCTATGGCAACTCCTGAAATTAAATTTTCATTGGATAAGTGCCCAATCACCGCTAAATCAACAGCCCCTAATAAAGGTTGAGTAATAGTTGAAATTATAAAAGGAAACATCAAAGATAGATAAATTTTATTAGTTAATATTATTCTTTTCATATTCTCCTCTTACTTCTAAAAATGAATTTATTAATATTAATATACCATTCTTTTTTTACATATATAAATGGCATGCAATTTTATGATAGTCATTAATTTTCTTTAATTTAGGCTCAATATCATTGCAAAATTCTTTCTTATTCTTACATCTTGTAGAAAACGGACATCCCTCGGGTCTATTTAAAGGACTTGGAATATCTCCTTTTAAAATTTCTATTTTTGTATTCTTTAAAGCACTTTCTATTGAAAATACTGAATTTAAAAGAGATTTAGTATATGGATGTTTTGCTAATTCTCTAATTTTATTTCCTGGAAGAATTTCTACAATATTCCCTAAATACATAACTGCTATCTCATCTGCAAAAGATTTAACTAATGCTAAATCATGGCAAACAAATATAATACTTATTCCTTTCTCCTCTTTTACTTTCTTTAAAAGTTTAACTATGCTATTTTGAGTAGAAACATCCAATGCTGATGTTGCCTCATCACAAATTAATATTTTAGGATTTAAAGATAATGCTCTTGCTATCCCCACTCTTTGTAATTGTCCTCCACTTATATTATGAGGATAACAATTAAGGTATCCTTCATCTAATCCTACCAACTCTAAAAGTTCCTTTGCTTTTTTTTCAATATCCACTTTTTTTAACAATTTAAAATTCAATAATGGTTCAACTATTATATCTTTTATTTGCATCTTTGGATTAAAAGCTCCTTGAGAGTCTTGAAATACCATCTGAATATCTTTTCTATTTAATCTTGTTTCTTGCTTTGAAAATTTAGCTAAATTCATATCTTTATAAATTATTTCTCCCATCGTTGGTGTTTCAAGCTGTGTTATCATTCTAATAAGAGTTGATTTTCCACAACCACTTTCACCCACTATTCCAAGTATTTTCTCCGAATAAATATCTAAGTTCACATCATTACATGCAACTAATTTTTTTCCAGAGTCTATTTTAAAAATTTTAAAAATTTTTTTTATTTCTAATATTTTATCCGACATTTATTTTTTCCTCCCACTTAGGAATGGAATCTAATAAAAGTTTTGTATAATTTTTTTTAGGAGAATTTATAATTTCATTTGGATCTCCATGTTCTATTATATTTCCTTTTTTCATTATAATTATTTTATCTGAAATATATGCCGCCACTCCTATATTGTGAGTTACTATTATTATACTTGTCCCATATAATTTTCTTAAGGTTAGTAATTCTTCTATTATTTGGGATTGAGTTGTTACATCCAAAGCACTAGTAGGTTCATCTGCTAGCAAAATTTTAGGATTAAATGTCATCGCAATTGCTATCCCTACTCTTTGGCACATTCCACCACTTAATTGATAAGGATAACTATTCATTATATTTTCTGGATCTGATAAATTCATTTTTGTTAGATTTTCTATACATTTTTCTTTAGCTTTTTGTTTTGAAATTTTTTCATGATGTTGGACGTATTCAATATATTGTTTTCCTATTTTTCTAATAGGATTTAATGTATTTCTGCAGTCTTGAAATATTATTGAAATATCCTTTCCTCTTTTTTTATCTAACTTTATTTTCAAATCAGTCTCATTAAATAAAATATCCCCATGTAACAATTTAGCATCTGATGGAAGAGCTCCTATAATACTTTTTATAACTGTACTTTTACCACTTCCGCTTTCTCCAACTATCCCTATTATTTCCCCTAATTTTAAACGTAAATTAAAATTATTTACTACTGGAGGTTTATCTCCGTATTGGATTGTCAAATCATTTATTCTTAACATTTATTCTTTACTTTCCTTTCTTATTGATATTTTATCTGTTACCCAGTAATAATCAGTTGGATATAATAAAGCATTTTCTATATCTTTCGATGTTATTAAATAAGTTGTCTCATACCCAAAGAAAATAGTTGATGCATCATTCATTATTAATTGTTGAATTTCTATTATTAGATTTCTTCTTAAATCTTTATTATACTCCACCGATAGTTTATCTAATAATTCATCTACTTTTTTATTTTTGTATCCTGTTTGATTAGATGGCGATTTACTATACCAATTTTCACGTAAATATTTTTCAGGATCTCCTGTATTTGCTACTAATACATTCCAAATTAATAAGTCAAATTTTCCAGCATCTCTTAGATCTAATAAAGTTTCATAACTTACTGTGTTAATTTTTATATTAATCCCTATTTCTTTTAAACTAATTTGAGAAGCTTGAGCATAAACTTTTAATTCTTCTCTACTTGAATAAATAACAAACTCCAATTCTATTTTTTCACCATTTGGAGTTTCTAGGTAGCCATCATTATCTATATCTTTATATCCATTCTCAACTAATAATTTCTTTGCACTTTCTGGGTTATACGTATTTTCATCAATTAATTCTTCAAATCCAAAATCTAATGTTGGAGGAACTGGTGCTTTACCAGATTTAGCTCCACCTTCAAGTAAAGTTTTTGCATAGGTTTCTTTATCTAATGCTCTTAAAATAGCTTGTCTCAATACTTTATCCTTCAAAACACCATTCTCATTCATAAAGGCAAAAGTAGTTCTCAGTGAATCTAAACTTTGAATATTATATTTTGTAACATCTTGAAAATCTAAAAGATTTTCTGTTTTTAAGTTATATGCAATTTGAATTTCTCCAGATTGTAAAGCCATAGAACGAGTTATTTGATCGTCTATACATTTAAAACTTATTTTATCTAATGGTACTTCTCCACCCCAGTAATAGTTATTTTTTATAACTACACATTGTTCTGTTGGATCAAAAGATTCTACCATATAAGGCCCAGTACAAATAGGCCCCTTCGATGCATATAAATCTGTATCTCCTTGTGTATTTACTACTAAAAAAAGTGGATCAGCTAAGCATCCAGGTAAACCTGCAACAGGTTTATCGGTTTTTATTATTAAATTTTGTCCATCTATAACTAATTCCTGTAAATTAAAAAATGTTTTTGCTCTATTGCTTAATTCAAACGTACGTTCTAAAGATTTTTTAACCATTTCTGGTGTCATCTCAGTTCCATCAGAAAATTTAACCCCTTTTCTAATCTTAAAAATCCATGTTCTTCCATCTTCATAATTAATCCAACTTTCAGCCAATGAAGGAATTACTCTACCTTTTTGATCAAATTTTGTTAAAGTTTCTCCAATACCATATCTAGATACAACCCAACTAAAATATTGCTCTGTTGGCTCTAACGTATCTGCGAAACTTGTAACCCCAACAGTTATTTCATTTTTATTTTTAACCTCTTCTTTTTTTTCTTGATTTCTTCCACAACCTAAAACAAAACATGTCACTAAAACTCCCGCCGTCATTACACTTTTTTTTAATTGCATTATCTTCATCCCTTCTTTTTCAAAAATTATTTTTTTTTTGGATTTAGTAAATCTCTTACACTATCACCCAACATATTAAATATAACAATAACAATTATTATAGAAATCCCTGGATATATTATTAACCATGGTGCTTTTGTCATATATTTTCTTCCCTCATTTAACATTAGTCCCCATTCTGGAGTTGGTGCTTGAGCCCCAAATCCCAAAAATGATAACGATGCTAATTTTAACATCATTGTTCCTATATCTGTTGTTGCTGTGACTATTACCGTTGGAATCATATTTGGAATTAAATGTTTTTGTAATATTATTCTAGGGGTTCCACCACTAATTATCGCTGCTTCTATATACATACTCTTCTTTATTTTTAATATTAAACTTCTTGATAATCTTGTATATTTTGGCCAACTAACTAATGATACAGCCAATACCGAATTCACCATATTCGGCCCCAAAATACCAGCAATTGCAATAGCTAAAACTAACCCAGGAAAAGAAATCATCATATCCGCTAATCTCATTATAATATCATCAACTACTCCTCCAAAATATCCCGCTACAATTCCTAATGTCGTTCCAATAATAAAAACTACTGTAATTAAACTGAATGTCATAATTATTGATGGTCTAATTCCATAAATAATTCTTGAAAACACATCTCTTCCCAATCTATCTGTACCTAAAATATATTCTTTCCCTGGTGGAATCAGCGAATGACTCATAACTGCTGAATAAGGGTCTTTTGTAGCTATCCAAGGTGCAAATATTGCTACCAAAATAACAGACAATCCTAATATTGAAAATATCATAAGTTGTTTATTTTTTAATATATTCATTTATAA harbors:
- a CDS encoding MATE family efflux transporter, with amino-acid sequence MKRIILTNKIYLSLMFPFIISTITQPLLGAVDLAVIGHLSNENLISGVAIGTLIFNTIYWLFGFLRVSTTACSAQLFNKSLPENANVFFRNIIIAFCIGIILIFFQNIVFDIIIKFISPEDEIKKIIYLYFEILILGAPFVLINYVILGWMMGKGEIKSSLIMQIFGNIINILLDIIFVTIFKLDVQGVAYATLISQLLSTGIGIFFIFPKKFHNEFKLVEILKKDEIFRIFLVNKNLMIRTVFLLLHNNLIMKASSTLGSDIVAVNSILLQIVSIISYAFDGVANTTSVFSGRAKGMDDNNLMKEVWKKNLLWGSILVLITTVGYFIFYDRIITMFTNIEKIIIIASQYRYWVGLYPILGFLGLTYYGVFTGTNITYPVAVSTCFGFFGFILSYKFLIPILKNNGIWFSLLSFYFFRGVFLLPYLKLTLSKKEEEHRSVEIREFNLSKGREN
- a CDS encoding ABC transporter ATP-binding protein; the encoded protein is MLRINDLTIQYGDKPPVVNNFNLRLKLGEIIGIVGESGSGKSTVIKSIIGALPSDAKLLHGDILFNETDLKIKLDKKRGKDISIIFQDCRNTLNPIRKIGKQYIEYVQHHEKISKQKAKEKCIENLTKMNLSDPENIMNSYPYQLSGGMCQRVGIAIAMTFNPKILLADEPTSALDVTTQSQIIEELLTLRKLYGTSIIIVTHNIGVAAYISDKIIIMKKGNIIEHGDPNEIINSPKKNYTKLLLDSIPKWEEKINVG
- a CDS encoding DUF2628 domain-containing protein, encoding MSNYIRSSQENRNFLENNEESILKYIDKKGDYYLNIFKGPKNKINFCALFLGPLWMGYRQMYFETFIIGCLISILGSLLMLFELFISAAIIPESVIRSLNYALMGLMGFFGNYVYFLSLKKKIIEKKQKIGVSKIGILYGFLLGVLMPMFISGVIGFLVTLFIFGV
- a CDS encoding M14 family metallopeptidase, whose translation is MLKLGNLICQRGEKINGFLDIEGYEIPVTIINGKSYGKTIGISAGIHCCEYTGIQTAIELAKELTPDNIIGTLIILHGSNYSGFFKRVPGVIPEDNKNLNRVFPGNKNGSLTEKIAYYFSNELYPKLDFFIDLHGGDTYENVMDFIYAPGIGDEKVIEFSHLTASALDLEYRVKSKSSTGAYNSAAIQGVPGFLIEIGGMGIWSKEDVEKYKRNVRLALEFLELLEAKESLKRKVNQKMIVNAKYIDSPLNGFWYPKFNPGDKFKKDDIIGEIKNVFGEILKVYKAEFNGIILYETVSLAIEVGNPLIAYGEIQNS
- the nikC gene encoding nickel transporter permease produces the protein MNILKNKQLMIFSILGLSVILVAIFAPWIATKDPYSAVMSHSLIPPGKEYILGTDRLGRDVFSRIIYGIRPSIIMTFSLITVVFIIGTTLGIVAGYFGGVVDDIIMRLADMMISFPGLVLAIAIAGILGPNMVNSVLAVSLVSWPKYTRLSRSLILKIKKSMYIEAAIISGGTPRIILQKHLIPNMIPTVIVTATTDIGTMMLKLASLSFLGFGAQAPTPEWGLMLNEGRKYMTKAPWLIIYPGISIIIVIVIFNMLGDSVRDLLNPKKK
- a CDS encoding ABC transporter substrate-binding protein; the protein is MKIMQLKKSVMTAGVLVTCFVLGCGRNQEKKEEVKNKNEITVGVTSFADTLEPTEQYFSWVVSRYGIGETLTKFDQKGRVIPSLAESWINYEDGRTWIFKIRKGVKFSDGTEMTPEMVKKSLERTFELSNRAKTFFNLQELVIDGQNLIIKTDKPVAGLPGCLADPLFLVVNTQGDTDLYASKGPICTGPYMVESFDPTEQCVVIKNNYYWGGEVPLDKISFKCIDDQITRSMALQSGEIQIAYNLKTENLLDFQDVTKYNIQSLDSLRTTFAFMNENGVLKDKVLRQAILRALDKETYAKTLLEGGAKSGKAPVPPTLDFGFEELIDENTYNPESAKKLLVENGYKDIDNDGYLETPNGEKIELEFVIYSSREELKVYAQASQISLKEIGINIKINTVSYETLLDLRDAGKFDLLIWNVLVANTGDPEKYLRENWYSKSPSNQTGYKNKKVDELLDKLSVEYNKDLRRNLIIEIQQLIMNDASTIFFGYETTYLITSKDIENALLYPTDYYWVTDKISIRKESKE
- a CDS encoding toxin-antitoxin system YwqK family antitoxin produces the protein MKKNNMFFKNCKQDGTEGFFSIYFFDNDEEIEYLNISYNSFVIKNEENYRYIKYHLSENYALEYWEFFLENTGIIRSIFDESSYEDITFSISDSSIIKIEVFENETNNLMSQRIVTPNGYDTLIINPALKEYCSENFEFVKNGPRYLYNEKNILLEEEKYLNGKLVGTSKHYHEDGSLKSLINSNEIVEFYEEGQMKSKQYNFRKFSKLIEYYPNGSLMSVGTLNPNNEYIGIGWTFYDNSQLKKICSYVNNLIDGEYKDFYENGTLKTHSFYILGKENCEFKSFYSNGQIECIIDLQNGIRSGKFLKYYKSGQLEDETYYSNNAPISNSILYYESGNIYAKLAYQNGLRVGISQWFYETGELKSISKYDLIDGNSYLSYSKSYYSSGALERYIQWEDALCEHNHDDYSYNIIRGSEILEFSYYENGKLRKKQKLIKENIYSIERYNNDSLIQKGTFFRNESVFYWIGKLITFNLDKSTKTVTNYSNNGKFISRLNYVNDILDNTTNYLSAKNLYKFTSYYPDGSLREEGYYNYKDNYSEDIYWVGEHKFYSEKGECNE
- a CDS encoding ABC transporter ATP-binding protein, with product MSDKILEIKKIFKIFKIDSGKKLVACNDVNLDIYSEKILGIVGESGCGKSTLIRMITQLETPTMGEIIYKDMNLAKFSKQETRLNRKDIQMVFQDSQGAFNPKMQIKDIIVEPLLNFKLLKKVDIEKKAKELLELVGLDEGYLNCYPHNISGGQLQRVGIARALSLNPKILICDEATSALDVSTQNSIVKLLKKVKEEKGISIIFVCHDLALVKSFADEIAVMYLGNIVEILPGNKIRELAKHPYTKSLLNSVFSIESALKNTKIEILKGDIPSPLNRPEGCPFSTRCKNKKEFCNDIEPKLKKINDYHKIACHLYM